The stretch of DNA CTCGACGCCAAGGTGGACATTATGAAGGTCAAAGAACTCCTCGGCCACCGCCACGTCACGACCACGCAAATCTACGACAAACGCCGCCTAGCGACGAAAGAGAGTGCCAGCCACGACGTGCCGATTTAGGGTAGTCGAACGGAGCCGCTTTCGCGATGATTTACGACGCGCACCGAGTTTGTGATTTAGAGCCCAGTGTCTGTGTCATATCCAGCGATGGCGGAGACTTCGCATTGACATACGTGCTTGCACCCCAGTCCGCGAAAATGTCCGACTGGTGCACACAAACGGCCGGTCACCGCTAGGGATGACCGGCCGCTACTCTACAAACGAAGCAATTCCTAGCCACGATCACAACGTGTCAAGACGGCCTGAGGCAACATGAAAGATGGCATTGATGTCATTCTCGCAGGCCGCCTTCATCGCTTGATCACGGTCAGCATAGAGCAAAGAGAAATCGATACACCAACAACAAGTGCTCAACTCTTGCCACACCGCCATACACGGAACTCCGTCGTCGGCATCGAGGTCAGCTGCACGTTCCAACAACGACCGCTGCTTTCTCAGGATGCGATTGACATAATCACGGCGGGGACGAATTAGTGTGGTGCGACGGTGCCCCGGCATAGCGACGAGATAACGGTCCTGTTGCCAGTCGAGTGGCCGGGCGGTCTGCAATGAAATCATGCAGCAGTCGCGGTAGCGCAGCCATTGGTCCAAGAGCATGGCGGTAATGGACGCTCGCAGCAGCAGCATTGTTCGTGGCAGTTGCCGAGACACAGTCGAAGCATTTTTACCAATTTCCGTTGCGATCTGTCGTTGT from Symmachiella dynata encodes:
- a CDS encoding helix-turn-helix domain-containing protein, with the translated sequence MGRQRYFENLDEMALVGHDGTRLDRRMLDLDRDRAVRLARDVQQACEMESERLKVGLLHSEGFAQRQIATEIGKNASTVSRQLPRTMLLLRASITAMLLDQWLRYRDCCMISLQTARPLDWQQDRYLVAMPGHRRTTLIRPRRDYVNRILRKQRSLLERAADLDADDGVPCMAVWQELSTCCWCIDFSLLYADRDQAMKAACENDINAIFHVASGRLDTL